One Prosthecobacter sp. SYSU 5D2 genomic window carries:
- the zigA gene encoding zinc metallochaperone GTPase ZigA has protein sequence MTVTSSSRLPVTVLSGFLGAGKTTLLNHILRNRENRKVAVIVNDMSEVNVDAMLVKSGDASLSRTEEKMVEMSNGCICCTLREDLMLEVGKLAREGRFDALVIESTGVSEPMPVAETFTFTDENGQSLSDIAQLDTMVTVVDARNFIEDYHSTEDLQDRKQGVSEEDGRTIAHLLTDQIEFANVILINKTDCVDKEEVEEIQGIIRALNPKATVHLTQNSEVPLDRVMKTGLFQMSEAEESQGWLDSLNAHTPETEEYGISSFIYRSHRPFHPQRFSDHLRASWEGVVRAKGLFWLATRMELAGYVSQAGVLRDTRALGFFWSAVDRAEWPQDAQSLAEIQANSREPYGDRRQEIVIIGRHMDKEVLHAQFEACLLTEEEYAAGPDAWKNLPDPFPQWMPAQEEG, from the coding sequence ATGACTGTTACATCTTCTTCCCGCCTTCCCGTCACCGTCCTCTCAGGATTTTTGGGCGCGGGCAAGACCACCCTCCTCAACCACATCTTGCGCAACCGTGAGAACCGTAAAGTGGCCGTCATCGTCAATGACATGAGCGAGGTCAATGTGGACGCCATGCTCGTCAAATCTGGCGACGCCAGCCTCAGCCGGACAGAGGAAAAGATGGTGGAGATGAGCAACGGCTGCATCTGCTGCACGCTGCGGGAGGACCTCATGCTGGAGGTGGGCAAGCTGGCCCGCGAAGGCCGTTTTGATGCCCTCGTGATCGAATCCACAGGCGTCTCAGAGCCTATGCCAGTCGCGGAGACTTTTACTTTCACCGATGAAAACGGCCAGTCCCTGTCGGACATCGCGCAGCTCGACACCATGGTCACCGTGGTGGATGCCCGCAACTTTATAGAGGACTACCACAGCACGGAGGACCTCCAGGATCGCAAGCAGGGCGTCAGCGAAGAAGACGGCCGCACCATCGCCCACTTGCTGACGGACCAGATCGAGTTCGCCAACGTCATCCTGATCAACAAAACGGACTGCGTGGACAAGGAGGAGGTGGAGGAAATCCAGGGCATCATCCGCGCCCTGAATCCCAAGGCTACAGTCCATCTCACGCAAAATTCCGAGGTGCCGCTGGACCGGGTGATGAAGACCGGCCTGTTCCAGATGAGCGAGGCCGAAGAAAGCCAGGGCTGGCTGGATTCCCTCAACGCCCACACGCCTGAGACGGAGGAATACGGTATCAGCAGCTTCATCTACCGCTCCCACCGGCCCTTTCATCCGCAGCGTTTTAGCGATCATCTAAGAGCCTCGTGGGAAGGCGTGGTCCGTGCTAAAGGGCTCTTCTGGCTGGCCACCCGGATGGAACTGGCCGGTTACGTTTCCCAGGCCGGAGTCCTGCGCGATACCCGTGCCCTCGGCTTCTTTTGGTCCGCCGTGGACCGTGCCGAATGGCCGCAGGATGCGCAAAGCCTGGCTGAAATCCAGGCGAACAGCCGCGAACCCTATGGCGACCGCCGCCAGGAGATCGTCATCATCGGCCGCCACATGGACAAGGAGGTCCTCCATGCCCAGTTCGAGGCCTGCCTGCTGACGGAGGAGGAGTATGCGGCAGGCCCGGACGCCTGGAAAAACCTTCCCGATCCCTTCCCCCAGTGGATGCCTGCGCAGGAGGAAGGCTGA